Proteins from one Romboutsia sp. CE17 genomic window:
- a CDS encoding Rne/Rng family ribonuclease encodes MKNIVVESLVLSQKTAILEDNKLIELLIEDNTNEKIVSNIYRGVVKNIKPGMEAAFIDIGFDKLAYLHIGKNKEIKSGQDIMVQVSKEGIGTKGPKLNLEISLAGRYLVYIPSNDRTTMSNRITNEKERFRLKKIINIINKENLGVIVRTEAQGCTLEELKSDFEELKAKYEVICKEFKLGIGPKLLYKELDFATKYVKDNVNEYVDKIVVNNEEKYEELKSVLKKINKEYISKLVLEKNKDVFDLYKVSNQIEKSLNKKIWLKSGGYLVIDKTEAMTVIDVNTGKFTGNVKLEETVYKTNLEAATEIARQLRIRDIGGIIIIDFIDMQKKEYKNELLKTLDLELKKDKRKSEVLGLTRLGLVEVARRRDKSSVENYYLGECPICKEKSNLKSINCILDDIEKEIMRISEHTSYKNITLELNSEVFKEINQKWEKILDTISEKYDIIIKPTGSDNISYEKINIIFNT; translated from the coding sequence ATGAAAAATATAGTTGTAGAGTCTTTAGTTTTATCACAAAAAACAGCAATATTAGAGGATAATAAATTAATAGAATTACTTATAGAAGATAATACAAATGAAAAAATAGTATCTAATATATATAGAGGAGTAGTAAAAAATATAAAGCCAGGAATGGAAGCTGCATTTATAGATATAGGCTTTGATAAATTAGCGTATTTACATATAGGAAAAAATAAAGAAATAAAGTCAGGGCAGGATATAATGGTTCAAGTAAGCAAGGAAGGTATAGGTACTAAGGGTCCGAAGCTTAATTTAGAAATAAGTCTTGCTGGAAGGTATTTAGTATATATTCCATCTAACGATAGAACTACTATGTCTAATAGAATAACTAATGAGAAGGAAAGATTTAGATTAAAAAAGATAATAAATATTATAAATAAAGAAAATTTAGGAGTAATAGTGAGAACTGAAGCTCAAGGGTGTACTTTAGAAGAACTTAAATCAGATTTTGAGGAGCTTAAAGCTAAATATGAAGTAATATGTAAAGAATTTAAATTAGGAATTGGCCCAAAGCTTTTGTACAAAGAACTAGACTTTGCGACTAAGTATGTAAAAGATAATGTGAATGAATATGTAGATAAGATTGTTGTCAATAATGAAGAAAAGTATGAAGAATTAAAATCAGTATTAAAGAAAATAAATAAAGAATACATCAGCAAGTTAGTATTAGAAAAAAATAAAGATGTATTTGATTTATATAAGGTAAGTAATCAAATTGAAAAATCTCTAAATAAAAAAATATGGTTAAAAAGTGGAGGCTATTTAGTAATAGATAAAACTGAAGCTATGACTGTTATAGATGTTAACACAGGTAAATTTACAGGAAATGTTAAATTAGAAGAAACCGTATATAAAACTAATTTAGAAGCAGCTACAGAAATTGCAAGACAATTAAGAATTAGGGATATAGGGGGAATAATAATAATTGATTTTATAGATATGCAAAAAAAAGAATATAAAAATGAGCTGTTAAAAACATTAGATCTAGAACTTAAAAAAGATAAGAGAAAATCAGAGGTTTTAGGTTTAACAAGACTAGGATTAGTAGAAGTAGCAAGAAGAAGAGATAAAAGCTCAGTAGAAAATTATTATTTAGGGGAGTGCCCGATATGCAAAGAAAAATCTAATTTAAAATCAATTAATTGTATACTAGATGATATAGAAAAAGAGATAATGAGAATAAGTGAGCATACATCTTATAAGAATATAACTTTAGAATTAAATAGTGAAGTTTTTAAAGAAATAAATCAAAAATGGGAAAAAATTTTAGACACAATAAGTGAAAAATATGATATTATTATTAAGCCGACAGGTAGTGACAATATAAGTTATGAAAAAATAAATATTATTTTTAATACTTAG
- the rplU gene encoding 50S ribosomal protein L21: protein MYAIVKTGGKQYKVAEGDVLFVEKLEANAGDVVTLNEVLACTKDGELVVGSPVVEGASVQAKVVEQGKAKKVVVFKYKAKKDYRRKQGHRQPYTKIVIEKINA, encoded by the coding sequence ATGTACGCTATAGTAAAAACAGGTGGAAAGCAATACAAAGTTGCTGAAGGTGATGTATTATTCGTTGAAAAGTTAGAAGCTAACGCTGGTGATGTTGTAACTTTAAACGAAGTTTTAGCTTGCACTAAGGATGGAGAGTTAGTTGTTGGTTCTCCAGTTGTTGAAGGTGCTTCTGTTCAAGCTAAGGTTGTTGAACAAGGTAAAGCTAAGAAAGTTGTAGTTTTCAAGTACAAAGCTAAAAAAGACTACAGAAGAAAGCAAGGACATCGTCAACCATACACTAAGATAGTTATAGAAAAAATAAACGCTTAA
- a CDS encoding ribosomal-processing cysteine protease Prp, with translation MIKVNYYYNDDFLLKGFCLKGHADYAEIGYDIVCSAVTSNAVAVINSLDKLQKVEFEKIEAKEGHIECIVKDTSLDKSQLLLNHFQLAIQEIKREYPKNIKILKK, from the coding sequence ATGATAAAAGTTAACTATTATTATAATGACGATTTCTTACTTAAAGGTTTTTGTTTAAAGGGACATGCTGATTATGCCGAAATAGGTTATGATATAGTTTGTTCTGCAGTTACATCAAATGCAGTTGCAGTTATAAACTCTTTAGACAAATTACAGAAGGTTGAATTTGAAAAAATAGAAGCTAAAGAAGGACATATAGAATGTATTGTTAAAGATACATCTTTAGATAAATCTCAGCTATTATTAAATCATTTTCAATTGGCTATTCAAGAAATTAAACGGGAATACCCAAAAAATATAAAAATCTTAAAAAAGTAG
- the rpmA gene encoding 50S ribosomal protein L27 — MLNMNLQLLASKKGVGSSKNGRDSISKRLGVKRYDGQVVTAGSIIVRQRGTKIHPGTNVGKGGDDTLFALIDGTVKFERKDKKRKKVSVYPVSIAE; from the coding sequence ATGTTAAACATGAACTTACAATTACTTGCATCTAAGAAAGGGGTAGGGTCTTCTAAAAACGGTAGAGATTCTATATCTAAGAGATTAGGTGTTAAGAGATATGACGGACAAGTAGTTACTGCTGGTAGTATAATAGTAAGACAAAGAGGAACTAAGATACATCCAGGAACTAATGTAGGTAAAGGTGGAGATGACACTTTATTCGCATTAATAGACGGTACTGTTAAGTTCGAAAGAAAAGACAAGAAAAGAAAAAAAGTAAGCGTATATCCAGTATCTATTGCTGAATAA
- the obgE gene encoding GTPase ObgE — protein sequence MFIDKARIFVKAGNGGNGSVAFRKEKYVPAGGPDGGDGGRGASIIFEVDLGLRTLMDFKYQRKYVAESGGDGSKKKKAGKNGEDLVLKVPAGTIIRDEATGLVIADLKEEGDRAVVVKGGRGGKGNQHFANAVRQAPAFAKSGTDGEERWVTLELKMIADVGLLGFPNVGKSTFLSVVTKAKPKIANYHFTTLTPNLGVVQTKFGDSFVLADIPGLIEGAAEGVGLGHDFLRHVERTKVLIHIVDITGHEGRNALEDFDKINEELKLYNERLSHRPQVVVANKMDILEDESVYEEFKEELEGRGYKVFKMSAATRQGIDDVIAYVSQLLKEVEDIELVTEEEMYRPELDESNEDEGLTVEIEDGVYVVKGKALRRIMYSVNFDDMESIQYFQKAMESEGVFDKLREMGIEDGDTVKIYEIEFEFYN from the coding sequence TTGTTTATAGATAAAGCAAGAATATTTGTCAAAGCTGGAAACGGCGGGAATGGATCGGTTGCATTTAGAAAAGAAAAATATGTTCCAGCTGGTGGACCAGATGGAGGAGACGGTGGAAGAGGTGCTAGTATAATATTTGAAGTTGATTTAGGCCTTAGAACTTTAATGGACTTTAAATATCAAAGAAAGTACGTTGCTGAATCTGGTGGAGATGGAAGTAAAAAGAAAAAAGCAGGTAAAAATGGAGAAGATCTAGTTCTTAAAGTTCCTGCTGGTACAATAATAAGAGATGAAGCTACAGGTCTTGTAATAGCTGATTTAAAAGAAGAAGGCGATAGAGCTGTAGTTGTAAAAGGTGGTAGAGGTGGAAAAGGAAATCAACACTTTGCCAATGCGGTAAGACAAGCTCCAGCTTTTGCGAAATCTGGTACAGATGGAGAAGAAAGATGGGTGACATTAGAGCTTAAAATGATAGCTGATGTAGGTTTATTAGGCTTCCCTAATGTTGGAAAATCTACTTTCTTATCAGTTGTAACTAAAGCAAAACCCAAAATAGCTAACTATCACTTTACAACTTTAACTCCAAATTTAGGTGTGGTTCAAACTAAGTTTGGTGATAGCTTTGTATTAGCTGATATACCAGGTCTTATAGAAGGTGCAGCAGAAGGCGTTGGACTTGGACATGATTTCTTAAGACACGTAGAAAGAACTAAGGTATTAATACATATCGTAGATATCACTGGACACGAAGGAAGAAATGCATTAGAAGATTTTGATAAAATAAATGAAGAATTAAAATTATATAATGAAAGACTTTCTCATAGACCACAGGTAGTTGTTGCTAATAAAATGGATATATTAGAAGACGAAAGTGTATATGAAGAGTTTAAAGAAGAACTTGAGGGTAGAGGATACAAAGTATTTAAAATGTCAGCAGCTACTCGTCAAGGAATAGATGATGTTATAGCTTATGTATCTCAATTATTAAAAGAAGTTGAAGATATAGAGCTAGTTACAGAAGAAGAAATGTATAGACCAGAACTAGACGAATCTAATGAAGATGAAGGTTTAACTGTTGAAATAGAAGATGGAGTATACGTTGTTAAAGGTAAAGCCCTTAGAAGAATAATGTACTCTGTTAACTTTGATGATATGGAATCAATTCAATACTTCCAAAAAGCTATGGAATCAGAAGGTGTATTTGATAAGCTTAGAGAAATGGGTATTGAAGATGGAGATACTGTTAAAATTTATGAAATTGAATTTGAATTCTACAACTAG
- a CDS encoding YhbY family RNA-binding protein, with amino-acid sequence MLKGKQRAYLRSIANTLKPITQIGKDGVTESFLDQLDAMLTSREIVKVTILETAGLDAKETANAICNALRAEFVQAIGFKFTIYRRNNEDPKILFPGQEQAKAKVKDNTVTKKGKITKRAARR; translated from the coding sequence ATGTTAAAAGGAAAGCAAAGAGCTTATTTAAGATCAATAGCTAACACATTAAAGCCTATAACTCAAATAGGTAAAGATGGTGTAACAGAAAGTTTCTTAGATCAATTAGATGCTATGTTAACAAGTAGAGAAATAGTAAAAGTTACTATACTTGAAACTGCAGGTCTTGATGCTAAAGAAACTGCTAATGCAATATGTAATGCATTAAGAGCAGAATTTGTACAAGCTATAGGTTTTAAATTTACTATATACAGAAGAAACAATGAAGATCCAAAGATACTTTTCCCAGGCCAAGAGCAAGCTAAGGCAAAAGTAAAAGATAACACTGTGACTAAAAAAGGAAAAATAACAAAAAGAGCTGCTAGAAGATAG